The genomic stretch TAACCAAGATCTCCCAGGTTCTTTCTCAACTTTGATTCTGCATATGTGCAAAGAGATGACCTTCTGAATTCTCCAAGAGCTACAGTTGCCATCAGTTCACTGATAATTTCTCTCTTCTCATTTTTACtctatttttgttcttatttcaCAGTGTAAAAAGTCAAAGTATTGAATGAAATCCTATgctttgtcatttttaaaacaattgaaaCTTTTATAACCTTAAGGAAAGCATTAAGTGTCTAggtaagtattaaaaaatatcatattgaaTCTAATGCATCAAGATGTCATTCTGATAGCCTAAGCTTGATAATTATCACCATCAAACAATAGCGGTGTAATAGATGAGAAGGTTGAATCATTTATTTGACAGCTGttatgattttggtttaatgtttttgttttgccTTGTGTTTATGACCTTATTCAACTCACAAATCGCTCAAGATAATTGCTTTAGTACCAATTTGTTGTTGTATTGAACTGActgaaagcaaaacaaaaagaaagaatttttatGAAGCACAAGAATTTTGGGACtggaaaattattaatattatcttgattCATGCATATccttaaacacaaaaaattttaaatagaagaactaaaaaatgtctttaaaaataaacaactaaCTTCCTAAAGACTTTCCTAGTAGGCTTATTCTTCATTTACATCCTAACAACATCACAGTTTTACATATCAGCAGATCTATCAATAGCTTGCAGTTTCAAGTCACAGagatgtaattttcaaaaattgtgtTGTTCAACCATTTTTTGGGGCAATCAGATGAAAAATGAAGATATCCTTGTGTGCATGTGGCGCTAGCCAGCAAGGTAGTGTTGCTGTCCTTTCAGATGTTAGGACTGACCTGTTTTAGGAACTTTGCTATTTCTCGGGTTCAAAATTTCAAAGCATGTTATTATTAATCAAGAACAGAAGTTCACATACATATTCTAATTCAATTCCATATGTTTCTTCTAGTTGCAGAACTTAATGGCATAGTATTGTTGATCAAACTGTCTCTTCCACCAACTGGCATAAATAGAACGTTCCAAGAATCTTGAGTCACCACTCTTAAATGTAAGGCTAAGGCCAAACTTATCATCTTCAGATAATGCTGGATATAAAATCAGGTACTCTCCGTTTCCGTCACCACTTGTTCTCTATATTATCATCACTACATACCTGAAAACCACACGCTTTTGTCCATAACATCTTGGTAATCTTTTCATTTCTCACTTCAGCAGTTCTCTCTCCAACTTCTTGTAGTCGTTATGGTTTGAGAtgcaaattcaatatttttgcaaattattacacattttatttaagtttttaggtGTTTGATGAATGATGAATATCCGTTGCTAACAAACTTCTGAAACCCCACAATTGAAATTCTccttttctccattttttatgggttaaatgaaataggactgaagttttaatttttcacatGTACTTCTgttcatttctttttgttaCCGTTGCATTGACTCCATCCATGTTGTGAATGATAAGAATGTTAATCCTTTCACAGCAGATAAGCATGGAGGTGTTGGAGGCGATCAAATTTCTCAGGTTTGCTCTAGTCTTACCCTATTTGACCCTCTAATTTCAGTTTGCAAAGGCAAATTTCTTTATCATGTTCACatgaattttttgattttgtttcagATTAAGCTGCAATGCCCAGACGAGTTCTTGATCAGTGTGAGTGGTCACTACAGTGGTTTACGGTAGCAGCCTTGTGATCAGATCACTGACGTTTAAGAGCTACAAGAGAACCTACGTTCATGGAGTTGAAGAAGAGACCCCATTTACTTTCTCAATGGATGGGGGGCTGGTTCTGGGTTTCAAAGGAAGGAGTGGTTGGTATCTTGATGCAGGTGGCTTCCATTTATCCAATAAACAGTCAACAAGACTCCACAAGGTCCAGAAGAAGTTTCAGAAACTTGCAAGCAAGGCTTCAAAATAGTCTGCTACCAAGGAGACTCACAAAATCTCAGATTTAACACACATTATAAGTTGTATTATGAACCAACACTTAAAAGGGTGAACACTTGCatggaatatatatttaattcattcagcatatattttgaatttttagttgTATCTCCATTGCTACATTTCTGAATAAAACATAGCTTTATTCAAGAAGCAGCCTCAACTATAAATATGCATGTAACTATTTGTCAATCACAAAACTTGAAATCAAAGTATTTTCATGCATTGGAAAAGAAGAGAATCAAGACATTCCCAAACCACTGCCACTAGAAAATTCAGAAGGTAACAAAgtatagaaaatatatgaacTGGAGATGATGAAATCGAATATGGAGGCATTTTATATTACAGGCATACTATCAAGCAGAATCCGAAACAGGCTAGAGTACCATATCTTTGTAAGAAAGCATCAACTTTGTGAGCATTCGGACCTCAAGACAGAGTCATATCATGTACACAGTTCATCCACTGTGCTTCCAAGTTCCAAATCCAATGCTGAATCCCAATTCGGTTATTAAAGAAGAATGGAACAAAACTACACAGGGAATCTGCACTAGttattttgttgattgattgattCTCCGCTATTGTTGACTGATTCAAACAAATTGGCACAAAATAAACAAGAACACCCATTTCTGTTTTGATCAGTTTCATAACATCTTTCATTATGGCTGAATTACTTGTGGAGATGGTGTTGGAACAATTTGCTTCAATCACTCGTCAACAGGCAGAAGAAGGGATTAGGCTGATTGCAGGTGCTGGCCAAGAAGTTGAAAGGCTTCAAAGCAACTTACTGTCCATTCGAGCTGTGCTTGATGATGCTGAGAACAGACAGGCTAAGGAAAACGCCGTGAGAGTTTGGTTATCCAAGCTTAAAGACGTGTCTTATGACATTGACGATGTGCTGCATGAGTGGAACGCGAAGcttcagaaattgaaaattaagaaagcTGAAGCTGCATTTAATCCACTGAAAAAGGTATGTTCCTTCTTTTTTCACTATCTCGGTTGTAGGCCATTGGTCATGCGTTATGACATTGGTGTCAAGATAAAAGATCTTGATGGAAAACTAGATATTATTGCTATGGAAAAAGAGAGGTTCAACTTTAGATCAATGGCGGAGGGTAACAAAGAAATAGAGCAACCAATGACAACCTCTCTTTTTGATTTAGCAGAGGTTTATGGAAGAGATGATGATAAGAATACAATTATAGATTTTTTGCTGAGTCAGAGTAGTTGTGCGCAAGACCTCTGCATCATCTCTATGGTAGGGATGGAAGGAATTGGTAAGACAACTTTTGCCCGATTAGTTTTTAATGATGATAAGGTGAACAtcgttttgagaaaaaaatatgggtATGTTTCTCCGAGCCTTTTGATGAGCTTAGGATTGCAAAGCAATCCTTGAATCTCTTACAAATAATGCACTGAACTTATTTGAGTTAGAAATTGTAGTGCAAAACATACATCAACATTTAGAGGGAAAGAAGTTAGTCGAATTGCATATTTCGGAAAAATCAAGGAAGAATCTAATGAATTGATAGAAATTGGTACGAGACTTGTCCAAAAGTGTAAAAGCTTACCTCTAGTTGTAAAGACTTTAGCAAGTCTTTTgcaacataaaagaaaattttgatgagtGACAAAATATCTTAGAAAGTGAAATTTGGGAATTAGAGGAGGTTGAGCGAGAGATTTTTCGTCCATTATTGTTAAGCTACTATGATTTATCCtctattttgaaaaaatgtttttcataCTGTGTGATTTTCCCAATGGATtataaaatagagagaaaacaaTTGATTTGGTTATGGATGGCTCAAGGTTATGTGAAGTCAAAACCAAATAAGGATATGGAATTAGTTGCTGCAGAGTATTTTGAAACCTTAGCATTGTGttctttctttcaagattttcAGTAAAATGCATATGATATTAACATACGGTCTTGCAAGATACATGATATAGTACATGATTTTGCTCACTTTCTTACCCAAAATGAATGTTATGCAGTAGAGGTTGCCGGTGCTGGGGGGTTAGAATTGGATTCTTCTTATGATAAAGTTAGACCCTCAATGGTAAGGATTCAAGAAGAAGCCTCATTTCCTAGCTCTATTTATACTAGAAATGCTTTTCAACGTAGCCTTGTTGTTGATTGCAATTATGGTACTTACCCTAAGATAGTTTTGTCCAAATTAGTTGATCAGTTGACACGTCAAGGTCATTATCTTCAAATAAATGTTCAATTGAAGAAATTCctcttgaaataaataaattaatacaccTGAGGTACCTTGATTTGAGTGAAAGTAATAACATAGAAAAATTGCCTGATACATTGTGCGAGTTATACAATTTACAAACCTTAGACATTAGTTGGCGTGGAGCTCTCAGAAAACTACCTCAGGGGATTGGAAACTTAATCAACTTGAGACATTTGTTCAATTGAAAAACGTCAAGGGAATAGGATTCAACAATAAGAAAAACTTGCGTGCTTTGGATGTAGACTTCGAGGGGAGTATGAATGAAGTGCATGATGATGAGGAACTTCTTGAGGCATTGCAACCACATAAAAATTAAGAGATTTTATGACTACGAAATGACAGAGGCAATGCTGTGTTCCCTGTTTGGATGGTGCCATTAACCAAATTGGGAAAGTTAGGTTTGAGAGATTGTATCAACTATGAGCATTTGCCTCCTTTGGGTAAATTACCATCCCTTGAAATTCTTTTGGTAGTTGGAATGAAGAGTGGGCAATGAGTTTTTGGGAATAGAGAGTGATGCCATATCATCATCTACATCAATTATTGCATTTCCCAAACTGAAATTTCTTTCCTTCTGGAGGATGGAAGAATGGGAAGATTGGAATTACGATATTACGAAGAGAGGAGACGGAGATATTACAGTCATGCTATCTCTTAAGACCTTGGAAATTTCGGGCTGCCCCAAGTTGACGCCACTGCCGAACCATCTTCGTCAGATGTCAACTTTGAAGAAggaattttataattgtcctcTTCTTGACGAATAGAGAAAACTGATAGCTCATTATCATCTTCAGCAAACCATCAACTTCAACAATGTGCAAAGACACCAACTTTGAATTCTCAAACACCCAAGGTTGCCATCTATGTAATTCGCAGGTGatttcctctcttttcttttctaattagtaatttaattgcttttttttttttttaaaaatttttggacTAAAATCAAGTAATAGATAATACTTGTAACATTGCAATTTCAAAACCAGGAATTTTAAATCTACATTTTCGTACATTTATTTCACATGCTGGATGCCCACTGGCAAGAAGGATCGTCCTTTCTGCAAATAAAACATTGATTTCACATTTCTGAAATGACAGGACCACGAATTCTCAAGCAGCTATTGCCTTTACTCCTCAGGTAATATTCTCTTCAGGAAGTAGATAATCTTAGATACATTCTATGTTATGTTATTGTATAAAGGTAAGCAATAAGATTACTTTTGGTAATCTTAAGTTGTGTCAAGTGCCTGagctttaaatttatattatcacatTTTCATCATCAGTTACTACTATCTCCAAATtcaaatctctctctcatatTAGTGGAAATGGAGGAAGGGAAAATAGAATAATGAGACTCGGACCCTGCTAAATGATCTTGCTAGCCTCAAATCAAGGTTGCTGACAAATCATCTTATTATATGGCAACATCAGAGAACAGGATAAAAAAGGTCCAATACTGTCATCATCTGCACCCTATACGAACCAAGATCTCCCAAGCTCTTCTCAACTTTGATTCTGCATATGTGCAAAGAGATGATCTTCTGGATTCTCTAAGAGCTACAATTGCCATCAATTCACAGGTTATTTCTGTCGTCTCCTTTTTACtcgatttttgtttttatttcactGCATGAACAGTAGAAGTTTGAATGAGATCCTCtgttttgttattgttataaCAAGCAAAACTTTTATAACCTTTTGAAAAAATAGTGAAAGCATTAAGTGTCTTggtaagtattaaaaaatatcatactGAATGTTTTTCTGTTCATTTTAAGCTGCAGAAAAAAAGAAAGCCATGCACAGTTGTAAGTATTAAGAAATCTGATGCTGAATGTTTGCTCAAAAGGACTTGGAACATTGCAGAGTCTCCTCAATCAGAAATTCTGTTTCACTGTAAGATTCGTAACTGCTATTTGTCCATAGGATAACATACATAACATTCCAAGGTTTTCTCATATTCAGATGATAAAATCATGTGCAGACTTGATAATTTTGCAaattatatagtttttgaatcCTATCTCATAGAAATGatcattattttgtattttaaaaccATAGTTTTATTTTCCAATTATGGTGCTTCAACTTGTAAATTAGTCTGGCTTTtggttaaaagaaaattgtagaTGTAAGACTAGCCAGCCAGATTGTCTGGTAGGTGCTGATTGCCATTGTTAGCAAGTTGagcttgtttgtatttttttgttaaataatccaAGTCAGCAGTGGTAGTTTAAAATGTGTGATGATCCTGCTTTTAAGGATTTTGAAAGCTTTTTACTGTATCAAGTATGACTGACATTTATTAAAGCATGGTGTAAAAGTTtgtatcatataaaatatatatgtataaaaatcctTTATGAATTAGAGACGAAAATTACCAGTTTTTTCTTTCATGCTCTGTGCTCTGTGTTCTTCTGAATAATTCTGATCttccaattttttcttcttctggtTCAGCATCTAATTCTATCCTCTGGTTCAGCATCtcaacatggtatcagagcaaaaTTAGATCTTAAAGAGTTGTGTTGgctgaaattaaatttcttgataagtttttttttagaCTGATTTGATTGATGGCTTCATCCTCTTTTTCCTTAGTTCCACCCGTATACAATGGAGAAAACTATCATATTTGGGCAGTAAAGATGAAAGCCTTCCTTAGAGGAGTTGGATTGTGGCAGTATGTTGAGGAGGAAAAACAGCCTCCTCCTTTGGGGCCAAATCCTACTCTAAATCAAATCAGACTGCATGAAGAAGAGGCAACTAAAGCTCCTAAAGCATTGTCCATTCTTCATCAGGGTGTAACAGATGCAGCATTCACAAAGATTGTTGCTTGTGAAACTGCCAAAGAGGCCTAGGATAAGCTCCAAGAGGACTCCCAGGGCAATGAAAGGTTAAGGCAGATGATCGCCTTGAATCGCAGAAAAGAGTTTGAAGTACTTAAGATGAAGGAGACTGAATCCATACAAGAATATGCTGATAGAACCATGAAGATTGTTAATAAGATTAGATTGATGGGAGAAAAGTCATCTGATGAaaggattgttgaaaaaatcTTGGTGAGCATTCTGGAAAGGTGTGAGGCCAAGATATCCTCTCTTGAAGACTCCaaaaatttttcagagttaACTTTAGCTGAAGTGGTTAATGCCTTGAAAGTTCAAGACCAAAGAAAAGCTTTAAAAAGGCAAGAAGAAACCATAGAAGGTGCTTTCAATGCCAAAACAAATGAGAAGAAGTCTAACAACAGTCCtcacaaaaaattctttggtgaaaaaaaggaaaaatggaaaCAAGCTGGAAGTGAGAGCCAAAAATTTGAAGATAAGAGAGGAAGGTATCAACCATGTCCTCATTGCAAAAAGAGAGGCCATTCTCCAAATTTTTGTTGGTACAAACCTAATGCTAAATGTAGGATCTGTAACCAATTTGGACATGTTGATAAAGTCTGCAAAAGTAAAGAAAGCAGCCCATTTCAACAAAGTCAGCAAGTCCAggaagtggagaagcaaaatgAAACAAGTGAGCATTTGTTTTTGGCGTCCAATTGTGACACGGCAGAAGAACATTCCACTTGGCTAATAGATAGTGGATGTTCAAACCATATGAAATATGACAGCGATCTATTGGTGAAGTTTGACTGCACTTACACCTCCAAAGTGAAGATTGAAAATGGTGAGCTGCTAGATGTAAAAGGAAAAGGTGCAGTCCTCATTGAGTCTCCAACAGACATTAAGGTGATCAATGATGTTATTTATGTTGCTCAAACCAATCATAACTTATTAAGTGTTGTTCAAATGTTAAAGAAAGTTTATGCAttgcattttgaaaataaagcaTGTGTTATAGCTGATCCTAAAGGAAATAGATTAATGACTGTAAAAATGCATGATAAAAACTTCAGCATTAATTGGAGACATACTGGCTATATTGCTTATCAACTCAATGAAGTGAATTCCACTCTTTGGCACAAAAGACTTGGCCATTTTAATTACACTACATTGAGTAAGATGCATTCTCAGCATATAGTTCAAAATTTACCTGCTATGAGTGAATGTGACAAAGTTTGTGAAGTTTGTCAGCTaggaaaacaaaccaaacttTCTTTCTCAAGCAGCACCTTTAAAGCTTCTAGAAAACTTCAGCTAGTTCACTCAGACTTATGTGGCCTTATGAGCATTCCTTCTTTGAATAGAAGcagatattttcttattttcatagATGACTATTCAAGGCTCACCTGGATTTACTTTCTTAAGCAAAAATCTGAAGTTTTAAGTAAATTCAATGTGTTCAAAGCAGAGGCTGAAAAGCAATCAGATTGCAAGTTGAAGGTACTCAGGTCTGACAATGGATTAGGGTACACTTCTAAAGAATTTAATTTCTTCTGCAAGGATGAGGGAATTTTGCACCAATTGACAACTCCTTATACTCCATAGCAAAATGGAGTAAGTGAGAGGAAAAACAGGACAATTATGGAGATGACTCAATGcttaataattgaaaagaaaCTTCCTAAAATGTTCTGGGCTAAAGCTGCAAATACTTCAGTTTATTTGTTAAACATTCTGCCTACAAAAGCTTTGGATTATAAAACAGCCTTTGAAGCATGGCATGGCTTTAAGCCATCAGTTGAACACTTAAAAGTCTTTAGGTGTGTTTGCTATGTACACATACCTAAGGAAAAAAGAACTAAGTTGGATGCCAAATCTGAATCTGGAATATTTGTTGGCTATAGCAACCTATGTAAAGGGTACAGAATATATAATCCCTTGACTGAAAAGATGATAATCAGcagaaatgttaaatttgagGAGGAGGCTACCTAGAACTAGAAGAGTGAGAAAGAAAATTTAGCTAAGTCAGAACTTGAACCTTTGAAAACAAGAGATGAATTTTGCTCaagtgatgaagaagaaattccaACAGCTAGATGGAGATCTATAAATGAAGTCTATAGTAGGTACAATGTGGCAGTTGCTGAACCAACCTGTTTTAATGATGCTGTAAGTCAAAATGGGTGGAAAACAGCCATGGAATCAGAATTGGAAATGATTAATAAGAATACAACTTGGAGCTTGGTTGATAGACCTGAAGATCACAAAGTCATAGGAGTAAAATGGATTTATAGAACCAAGTATAATCCAAATGGTTTCATAAATAAACTCAAAGCTAGATTAGTTGTAAAAGGATATCTTCAACAACCTGGGATAGATTACTTTGATACATTTGCACCTGTGGCCAGGTATGATACAATCAGAATGCTAATTGCTTTGGCTACAAAAATGGAGTGGGAAATCTATCACTTGGACATTAAATCAGCATTCCTAAATGGGGTTCTAATGAAAACATCTTTGTTGAACAACCTGATGGCTTTAAAATATCAGGTCAGGAAGGAAAAGTATACAAATTGCATAAGACCCTTTATGGTCTCAAGCAAGCCCCCAAGGCTTGGTATTGcaaaattcattcttatttgCTGGATCAAGGATTTGAATGTAGCTTGAATGAATCCACCCTATATGTGATGAAGAAAAGGAATCATTTGGAGTTAGTTGTTTcattgtatgttgatgacatccTAGTGACAGGAGGAGACTTAAGTTCAGTAGCCAAATTTACTGAATGCATGAAAACAGaatttgacatgactgacctaggcaaaatgaaatattttttaggtaTGGAGGTAAATCAGAAAATAGATGGTATTTTCAtttcacaaagaaaatatgtGCATGATCTTCTTAAAAGGTTTCACATGGAGCATTGTAAACCTGTCTCTACTCCTCTGGTGGTGAATGAAAAATTCAGATAAGCTGACTCAGATGTGAAAACTGAAGCTGCTGTATATAGAAGCCTAATTGGTTCCTTGTTGTACCTATGCTCTACCAGGCCAGATATCATGTTTCCCACATCTTTTCTATCAAGGTTCATGCAATCACCTGGAAAGAATCATATGTGTGCTGCTAAAAGAATTCTTAGATACATAAAAGGAACTGAAAATTTTGGCCTCTGGtattcaacacaagaaagtaGAAATTTATTGGGATACTCAGACAGTGACTAGGCTAGAAGCTTGGAGGACTTTAAGAGTACTTCAGGCTATTGTTTCTCTTTTGGAAGTGTCGTGTTTTGCTGGAATTCAAAGAAACAAGATGTTATTGCTCAATCTTCTGCTGAGGCAGAATATGTAGCAGCTTGCAGTACAACAAACCAAGCCAAGTGGTTGATGAAATTACTTACTGATTTAAATCAAGATTAGCAAGGATGTGTCACCATATATGTAGACAGCAAGGCAGCCCTTGCTATCACAAAAAATCCAGTTCTTCACGGAAGAACAAAGCACACCAATGTCAAATATCATGCCATCTGAGAGGCTGTAAGACTGGAAGAAATAACTTTGATGCATTGCAGCTCTAAAGAACAATTAGCTGATATCATGACTAAAGCACTTCTTAAAGCTCAATTTGAGCTACTTAGAATGAGACGTGGACTTGTTCCAAACAGCTCAAAGGAGGAGTGTTAGCAAGTTGagcttgtttgtatttttttgttaaataatccaAGTCAGCAGTGGTAGTTTAAAATGTGTGATGATCCTGCTTTTAAGGATTTTGGAAGCTTTTTACTGTATTAAGTATGGCTGACATTTATTAAAGTATGGTGTAAAAGTTtgtatcatataaaatatatatgtataaaaatcctTTATGAATTAGAGACGAAAATTACCAGTTTTTTCTTTCATGCTCTGTGCTCTGTGTTCTTCTGAAAAATTCTGATCTTccagttttttcttcttttggttcAGCATCTAATTCTATCCTCTGGTTCAGCATCTCAACAGCCATGAACGGCCAGCTCCGTTTCAAGGGTTCATTCTTTCTCAAGTTCGAAATTTCTACAGATATAGTTTTAATGAAGAACCAAAGTTTTAGGCAGTGGTGAAGTgtgttattcattttttaagtttatccaACTCAGTTTCTTCATGCAACTGGCTGCCTATGAAAGAAAGATCATCGAATCTCTTGTCATTTGCTCAAATCAATCATCCCTTATTCCCCATCTTGGGTGAAATACTGAAAATAGAATGAGGTATATGTTACTACCACTTTCAGTTAGGAAATGTGCactcaacatttttttaacttattatttagaaaaaaattgaatggtaaactttaaattaaagttaaagaaaatttttgagaAGTCCGGGGCCATTAAGGTCAGCCATTGCAGGCTAATATCAAAGTAAAACTTTGGGATTAATCAAGTATCGGCTCTTTTCTCATTTAGTCTATCCAAATTTCCATTGGTCTCTCAATTACTGTgacatatcattttatatactAAACTTTTATGCATTAATTTCGGGTCTTTTCTCATTTGGTTAAAAATctatccaaaatttttaaaacttatgatatTTTGTATGATCACTAAAAAGCAATTGAACAAAAAACAGTTGATATTTGTTAGGTGCCCAGGCAACGTCTCTTCCATCAGAAATCTTCCTCAGCCTCCTTTTAGCTACAAACACTCCTTCACCACAGTTTCACTTATCAACAACTCAAACAGTAACACAAGCAACTCTCAACTTAGTAGAACAATGAAAATTGAGACCATTTCTGGAAATATGTGTCTGTATTTGATTACTCAAATAAAGAGCAAATTTACAATGGATGTTCAATACAAATTAAAGAACTATTACTTAGGACTTCGAATGTTCTAGAttgcataaaataaaactgCTATTTGCAAGGGAATTCATCTCTCCCTCAGTCCCTTCTAACTTCTCGTGAAAATGTCTGCTCCCCTTTTTTCCTCTCCTCTCCATGGCTTATACGTCTTGTAACAACCAAATTCTCTCTTGGTTTGCCACGTGCGCCCTTTGATTCTGGTGGTCCATGAAGCTGATAGCTTGCCA from Mangifera indica cultivar Alphonso chromosome 6, CATAS_Mindica_2.1, whole genome shotgun sequence encodes the following:
- the LOC123219012 gene encoding uncharacterized mitochondrial protein AtMg00820-like encodes the protein MESELEMINKNTTWSLVDRPEDHKVIGVKWIYRTKYNPNGFINKLKARLVVKGYLQQPGIDYFDTFAPVARYDTIRMLIALATKMEWEIYHLDIKSAFLNGVLMKTSLLNNLMALKYQVRKEKYTNCIRPFMVSSKPPRLGIAKFILICWIKDLNVA
- the LOC123218270 gene encoding uncharacterized protein LOC123218270, with the protein product MATSENRIKKVQYCHHLHPIRTKISQALLNFDSAYVQRDDLLDSLRATIAINSQKKRKPCTVVSIKKSDAECLLKRTWNIAESPQSEILFHFPPVYNGENYHIWAVKMKAFLRGVGLWQYVEEEKQPPPLGPNPTLNQIRLHEEEATKAPKALSILHQGVTDAAFTKIVACETAKEA